Below is a genomic region from Streptosporangium album.
GGCCGCACCAGGCGCGCAGGTCGGCGGTGGCCGCGGGGCCGAAGGCGGCCAGGTAGCGCCGGACCAGCGCCTGGCCGACCGGGTCGGAGCCGTCGGGGGAGGGAGGGTCGATTTCGCGGCCCAGCCAGGTGGAGAGCAGAGCGTTGCGCACTCTCGCTTTGGTGCGCCACAGCCCGCGCGGCGGCAGCTGCACCATAGGGATGAGGGCGGCGACCAGCATCTCGCCCAGTGCCCGTGTTCCCGGTGCCGGCCAGTGAGCTAGTTCCATCCTGTCCTCGCAGGTCGGAGGGGGTGGCCTGGCGGTGTTGAGTGTGCTCTCTCCTGGTAGACGGCTGGGATCATGGGTCTCGATCGTCCGCCGGGGGCAAATGTGGATCTTCCGGCTTTCGTCTGCGCTGCCCGGCCTGGGGTCGTTATCGTCCGTGTCCTGGTGATCTCGCCAGGTAATCGTTGTCTTGTCGGCCGGGGGAAGCCATGTCGTCACCGCTGCTGGAGCGCATCACCATGCGCCTGGTCGCGCTGGGCACGCACGCCGATCGGTTGCGCGAGCAACTGGCCGAGACCGAAGACGAGATGGACCGGCTGCGTGTGGCCGAGCAGGTGGTCAAGGAACTCCTCGCCGACGATCCCGCCGAGCAGCTCAACGCACCCGGCGAGCCCGGCGGTGAGCCGACGCCGTTCTACCAGGTGATGCTCACCCCAGCCCAGGCAGCAGAGCAGGCCTCCCAGGGGATAGAGCTGCGCCCCATACCCGTACCCGTACCCGCGTCCGTGCCCGTGCCCGGCGGTTTGCTGATCCCGCACCGTCACCACGCTGCCGGCACTGATGAGCTGCCCGCCGACTACCAGGCGCTACTGGCCGCGGTACGCGCCGCCGACGGCCCCCTCATCTGCAAGGCGATCTGCGCCCAGCTCAGCCTTTCCACCGAATCGGGGCAGGTCGAAGGCGTGCGGGCCAAGCTGAACCGGCTGGCCGAGCGGGGCTGGCTGCGCAAGACCCCCAGCGGCGCGTTCGCCCCCTGACCTCGGGCGGCCCACTGCGCCCACTGCCGCTTCCCGCAGCCCCTGGCCAGGCCCTGCCCGGGTGAAACATCCCGAGCGTGTCCCCGGCGGGGGCCTGGCGGCGTGTGACCACAACCAAAACCACGACATCGACAACGTCGAAGGCTTCGACGTCCGCCGAAGACACGCCCTCGCCTGTCTACTCCTGCATGCTGCCGCTGTCCACCCAAACCCTCACCTTCCTGGCCGACCTGCTGCGCGCTCATCTCAAGACCATCGGCTCGCGCTGGCGGAAACTGCCCGCCGGGAAGATCGCCACCATCGTGCTGGCCGTCTTACGCCATGACCAGCGCCTGGCCGACATGGCCGGCGCCAACAACGTCTCGGCCTCCACCGTGCGACGCTGGATGCTGGAGACCGTCGAACTGCTCGCCGCCCGCGCACCCCGCCTGGACCGCGCCCTGAAGAAGATCGCCAAAGCCGGTGGTGAGGTCGTCCTGCTGGATGGCACCCTGATCCGCACCCGCCGCCGCACCGGAGCCGACAACCGCAGGAACTACTCGGGCAAGCACAAGGCCCACGGGCTGCTCGTGGTGGCGCTCACCGACACCCGCGGCAACCTGCTGTGGGTCTCCGCCGTCCGGCCTGGTCGCGCATCGGAGATCACCACCGCCCGGCACAACCGCCTCACCGCCCGCCTGCGCGAGGCCGGGCTGGGCGCTATCGCCGACCTCGGCTTCGTCGGCCTGGACGACGATGACGACAATCCGGTCATCATCACCGGCCGCAAAGCCACCCGCGGCAGGCCCCTCACCCCCGCGCAAAAGCAGGTCAACCGGCTCATCAGCGCCGAACGCGCCCCCGTCGAGCACGGCTTCGCCACGTTGAAGGCCTGGCGCATCCTCACCAAGCTCCGCCTGGACGCCATCCACGTCACCAAGCTGCTCCGCGCGCTGATGGTCCTGGCCATCACCGAACACACCCGCTGACCGATGATCACCCACCATGATCAGTACCCACCACCAGCCAGAGCATGCCCTCAACGGATCACACCAGGCCCCTGACCAGCAACTTCAAGTTGGAACGATCTCAGTGATCGGCAAGCGTTCGCGCGAGCTCGGCCATCGAGCGGGGCTCGTTGTCGGCCATCATCTCCCGGCCCGCCGCCGCGAGCTCGTCGAGGTCAACCCCGGCGAGCTCGCGGCGGTAGGTTCCGAGTACCCGTTGACGCAGCATGGTGTCGTGACGGGCGCGCCAGGCAAGGGTGTCCTCGGCGGTGAGGAGGTGGACGGTGCGGCGCATGAGGTGGGTCCGCACGACGCCCCGCCGTACCAGAAGATCCGAGAGCACCGCCGGGTCGAACGCGCGCAGCCGCGACCAGA
It encodes:
- a CDS encoding transposase family protein, yielding MLPLSTQTLTFLADLLRAHLKTIGSRWRKLPAGKIATIVLAVLRHDQRLADMAGANNVSASTVRRWMLETVELLAARAPRLDRALKKIAKAGGEVVLLDGTLIRTRRRTGADNRRNYSGKHKAHGLLVVALTDTRGNLLWVSAVRPGRASEITTARHNRLTARLREAGLGAIADLGFVGLDDDDDNPVIITGRKATRGRPLTPAQKQVNRLISAERAPVEHGFATLKAWRILTKLRLDAIHVTKLLRALMVLAITEHTR